TTCCATCACTACTACTCGAGAAAAGCTTGTCAGATCTTGATGGAAGAGCAATCCCAGAGACAGCCTATCATACAAAAAGTCACCAATGAAAATCAAACATTTATCCATAAGTTTACACAATAACTCCTCCTGCGCATAAAATTGTTTGCATGCAAAAGAAAACACAGATTATATAAAACATGAACGGATTACTAGAAAGTCAAAGAAAAATTCAACAAGATGATCACCTGTATGTGCCCCTTGAGCTTTGCCAATGTCGAAAACCAATCCCCATAAAACCATGAATGCAAGAACTGGCACCCATCTTCTTTATCACATTTGTCTGACATCCAGTTCTCACATGCCTTTTTTGAGCACTCAACAGTAGTTGCTTCAGAAGCATTGCCTTCAACAACCAGAACTGATGAATTAGAGGATGGTTTTATCTTCTCCAAATTCATTGCCTTAGTGCCAGAACTGGAGCTCTCACGAGTGCATTTATATTCAGacccaccacctccacctccactatTTGAAGCCAAAGAATTCCCAGGATTGGGGCGTTTCCTAGGTGGATCCTTAATAACATGATTGGTGCTATTCTGAGCAGTTTtaacttcagatccatcactcaaTGCCAATGAATTTTTGAGGCCATGGCTAGGGCTCCTAATCGATTGTTCCTTCCGTAAAAGATTGGGTTGCTCAGATGTTCTTCGATAAACATTAGGAGGTGGCAATTCTCTGTGCATGAACCTACAGGATTTACTATTACACTTTCCCATCATCCAGTAACGACAAACAACATTGTTGCGCGCAGGTCCTCCTCCAAGTCGTGAATGAATGGTCGCAATCTTCGCATCCATGCTAGAAAGACAAAACACAATAGTAGGATGAACAGACGATACCATATAACTGATATATCAAACGATATCCACATTCTCTGCCCAATCTGTTTTCTTTAACACCACGGAAACGATGAATACAAAAACCTTAACCGGAGCCAGATAAAGCATATCAAGACAACATATCAGTCGAATCCATTATATGAAAATCCATCAGTTGCcgcaatcaaagaacaaaaccatAACTAGATAAAAGCAAGAATCTTGATTTCCATTAGCCTATCCTCCAGCAAAGGCAaccgaaaataaaaggaaatctaAAAAGAAAACCCTAAAAATCCACCAAGGACAAACAAATAAAATGGATTTGTGCATCATCGCGACTGATTTCTTGGAGATCATATCTTGCGTGCAGTTAAGAATCAAACCTGTATGCAAAGAAAGAAGGGAGATGAAGTTTTCGAAGTCTTGTGTTGATGTATTGGCGATCACGACAGGGTAGAAAGCAAGAATTGAAAAACAGAGGATCTTGAGCTTGGAGCAATCAGACTGATAATAAAAGACTCTGCGTtggtaagtatttaaaattaattaacctATTTATGTAATTACTTATATGCCCTTGTCTTCATTCGTCCAGCTAGCCCATATTAAACCAGTCTGCCTGCCTAAGCCCAGCCCACCATCTGCATCTGCTATATGTTTTTTTCTTATCTTTCTCCTGCATCCAGCGCCTCATGCCCTATTCCATCTAGCTCCTAGTCTCGAAGTCGACTGGTCTTGCCTGCTCCTCCTCTGTTGTGTCTGACCGACGTTGTTTCCTGCTTTCCTCTTCTTCCCATCGATTCAAGGTGAGGCTAAGGCTTTTTTCCCCTCATTGTAGATTTTTAGATCTTGCCTCTTCATTCTCGTCTGAATCGTCTTCTCCAGCTCTCCTGCCTGAGGAGATTaaatttctttgtttttttttcagCTTTTATAGCTCCCAAAACTGCTGCTTGTGCTAGTGTGCTTCGCCGCCATTGCCTCTTGTGTTAAGCTGAGTTTTTGGAGCTACCAATATGTGACTTAAGCTGATCGCAAATTCGATAAGCAACTTTAGTTTTATTACAGCTTAGCTTCTAATTCTGAAGCAGGATTTTCTTAATTTTctgctggtttttcttgttgGTCTCATTTTCAGGGGAATTGAAGAATCATATTCCAATGAAGATGTAAGTGCTTGCCTTACTACATTAATggcttttttttattcattttctttttcctctccATTCTTTCTTGGATGAGTGTATTACAATTTCCTCTCAAGGGTTATTGCTCCTGTAGCATCATCAGAATATAAGGTGTCTACATTTTTTAGTGAAAAAATTGAGTATATAGGATTTGAATGGGTAAAAGAAATCTAAACTCTTATGGGTGTTAATTGCATTTGTTGTTTTTTGTTGTAGGTTTCTGTTTATTTGGTGGAGACTCCTGCTTGCAGGCAAACGAGAGAGCAAATCCATGAATTTATGGAGAAGTATAAGACATACAAACTTGCAAAAGCTGAGATCCTCAATGTCATCAACGTTGCACCTCGTGAATTAGTTGAAATTGACCCGGTAGTTTTATTATTAATTCATCTTTCTCtttcattaattaattcattcattccttctttctttctttgaatTGTCCTTACAGAAATCTTGGCTTAGGAGTGACACTTTCTATGCTATTTTTCTCAATTTGTGAATGTTCTTTTACTTCTCATTTATCAGGATAGCTTTAATTTAGGTATTTGCTTTATGTAAGGTGTGAAGGGACGCATTGAAATAAATTTGTATCTTAATCATTTGGACAGAAAAAGAATAGAAATCTGCTGTTAAATTTGGCTGAGAAATTTTTAAATGGTAAAATCAATATGATAAGAATTAGTAAACGGTACAGTGTTGTGTCATGCATCTTACATTAATTGCTTTTTCcatttaaaaatagaaaaattgttTATTTTGGGAATCAGTTGTTATGTGATTCATCTTCCATTGTTCTTGGGTTAGCCCTTTGAAAATAATTTATTGACATAGTCTGGTATTATCTTAGTGCCAAATTGACTTGTTCTGGAGATATGATAGGTCTGCATTCTGTTCTTTTGAATCT
The Hevea brasiliensis isolate MT/VB/25A 57/8 unplaced genomic scaffold, ASM3005281v1 Scaf381, whole genome shotgun sequence DNA segment above includes these coding regions:
- the LOC131177255 gene encoding zinc finger CCCH domain-containing protein 48-like, with protein sequence MDAKIATIHSRLGGGPARNNVVCRYWMMGKCNSKSCRFMHRELPPPNVYRRTSEQPNLLRKEQSIRSPSHGLKNSLALSDGSEVKTAQNSTNHVIKDPPRKRPNPGNSLASNSGGGGGGSEYKCTRESSSSGTKAMNLEKIKPSSNSSVLVVEGNASEATTVECSKKACENWMSDKCDKEDGCQFLHSWFYGDWFSTLAKLKGHIQAVSGIALPSRSDKLFSSSSDGTVHVWDCNTGQSTRVINVGVKIGALISEGPWIFVGLPNIVKAWNIETAAEFNLDGPVGQVNAIAVADVVDMLFAGAQDGAILAWKGSAKNPNPFELASSMKGHTSAVICLTIGRNRLYSGSVDNTIRAWDLDTLQCVHTLSGHNDAVTSLICWDQYLLSCSLDKTIKAWAFTEEGNLDVIYTHNEEHGAIALCGMPDAEAKPILLCSCSDNIICI